In Heliangelus exortis chromosome 27, bHelExo1.hap1, whole genome shotgun sequence, the genomic window CCATGGGCCATGTCCTGGACACCGTGGTCACGGTGTCCTGGTGGGACGCGGCCACCAAGGGGGGCATCAGCAGAAAGCCACGGTGCAAACACTCCCTGAGACCTGTGTGAAGATGAGGAGGAGAGACAGTGTCCGGGGGTTCCACCCCCCCCGGCACCTTCCTTCGTGGGCCGGttctggggacaggaggggtgTCAGCAGGAGCTGGTCTGGAGGTTGGGTTCGTTGAGCAGCGAGGCGATGGAGGAGGGGCCGTAGGCGCTGTCGAAGTCCTCGTCGGAGCTGAGCTGCTCGTCCTGCAGCGAGGAATCCGCAGCCGAGCGGGCGGCCTTGCgcctgggcagggagcagaggggtcAGTCCCCATCACCGGGGGGCTGGGACAACCCCCCCTTCGTCCCCACCCTTGGGTGGTGGTCCCTACCAGGCCTCCTTTTCCAGCGCCTTGACGCGGTTCTGGAGCTGCTCGTTGAGCTcgtgctgctcctccagctccctctgaGCCTTCTTGCGGGCGCCTTCCAGCCGCTCGATCTCCTCCTCGGCCTCGTCCACTTGGCGCTTCAGGGCCTTCACCCGCAGGCTCAGCTGAGGACAGGGGATCAGGATGCCATGAACACCCCGAGAAGGGGGGGTCCCAAGCCCCTCGGTGGCCTCGAGGGCCCACCACCCACCTGGTCCTTCTGGTCGTTGACGTGTTGCCGTTCGTCATCGATCTGGATGCTCAGCTCCTTCACCTTCCTCTCCAGCTTGCGGTTGGAGGACAGCAGGAGGTTCTTCTCCCTGTGGTGAAGCAACGAGCCGTGACCCAGCTGATCCAGCACCCACCCGGGGACCCCTGGggttggaggggggggggggctgcgggcTGGTACCTCTCCTCCACCTGCAGCttgtcctgcagctcctccagccttgCCTCCAGCTGCGGGACGTGGCCGCTGGGTTTGTGCATCCCCTCCGAGCTGGCCAGGCGGCTCTTCAGCTCCTTGTtctgtggggagaaaaaaaacccaaacaacaccCCCAAAAACGTCCTCCGTCAGCACACCCCCCGCCCCCATCCTGGGCTCCCCCAGGCACCGAAAGGGCTTGTGTAAATCCCGGTGGTGAGTCAGGTCCCAGAAACCCTTTCCCAAGGAGGAGACGTCAGGAGCCGGGTTGTATAACAGCAATTAGCGGTGCTGGCACCCGCCGGGGCACGAGGCGAGACCGGGATCTGCCGGGCACCAACGGGTGCAAGACACTCCCCAGCTCCACGATGCTCACCCCACCCTCAGCTCCCCAGTTCCTGCTCCCAAACCCCTCGTTGGCCAAACCCATCCCACAAAGCACCCGGagcccctctgccagccccGTGGCCCCACGGTGTCAGCGCTAGGAGCTCCGTGTTTGTCTTGGCAGCGGGAACTCCGCACCGGGAACAAGAAGAGCTCCGGGAGCCGCGTTCCCACCGGACGGGGTTGGGTAACCACGGGTTTGGAGCACAAGCCCGggcaggctggcagggagccGCCAGGAAAGGGGGGAATCCCGTGGGAATGCCACCCCGGGGGATGCCGGGTGGCTCCTGGGATGCTCCCCACCGTGGCTTGGCCGTACCTGCctctccagggagaccttgtcACATTCCAGATCCTGGCGGGCCGAGCGTTCCTGGAGCAGCTCCGCCCGCAGCTGCTCGATCtggagacaaggacagggacacaCGTGGGGTTGGGGACACACGTGGGGTTTGCTGCCATCGCCCAGCACTGGGGGCACCCCCATGGCACTTGGGCTGCAGAGCACCCATCCCACTCAGCTGACCCCCCTGGGATTGCCAGGAGATCCATCcccacaaacacaaaacccactTTCCAGGGAtttctttagtttttccttGTGCTGAGCACTGATAATTTCTGCTCATGCCCGAATCAGTTGTTCTGACACCCGCTAAGGACTCCTGAAGGGGGGTTTAGCCCCGGTGGCCCATTTGGACCTGAGTTACCCAGCACCCTTCTGCTGGACCCAGGGCGGTTCTGCCACAGCAGTGCCCGCTCTACCTGATCTCTGCTCCGGTTCACCCTCTCTGTCAGCAGCTCTACTGTCGTCCTCTCCTCATCCAGCTCCACCTCCAGGTGCTTGGACTTCTCCTGCCAGGGGATGGGAGCAGAAGGGTCCATTTGGACTGGGCACAGTTTGCTCCAACAACTCTTCCCACCAAAACCCAGCCAGCCCCGGGGGgcaggggaaagggggggggatgCTCAGGTGCCAGACATGGCACCCACCACCCCATCAGGGCAGAACAACCCCCCAGAGCAACAGCCTGCAGCAAGCAGACAAGGACAAAAAGCTGAGACAGGACAAAAGCTGAGCTGGCAATTAATAATGATAATTAATAACCGCTCTTCCGCAGAGGCTGCGGGGTGGAGGACACCGGGCGAGCTCTGCCCCTTGCtgtcagcacccagcactgcaggagcagggtgggtggTTTCGGGGTGCCGGGCAGCGCTCCCCACCTCCAGGGCCTTGAGGTGCCGCGAGCGATCGTCCTGGGAGCGCTTCTTGGCCTCCAGGTCCTGCTCCAGGTTGTGCAGGCGCTGCAGCAGAACCTCCCTGTCCAGCACCGCGCTCTCCCGCTCCGCCTGGCTCTCCTGCAGCGCCTGCTTCAGCCGGGACACCTGCGcccacagaaggaaaaggtgtCCCCCACGTCAGATGTGTCCCCAAAAGTCCCTGCAAAGGGACGGAGGGGACGGTGTGGGGAGCCggcgcccgcccgcccgcccgcccggcccTCGCCGCACCTCgtcctgcagcctccccatGCTGAACTGCATCTTCTCCACCTCAGCACCCCGATCCTTGGCCTGCTTCTGGGAATCCGTGATCTCCTTCCGGGACTTCTCCTTGAACTCCTCCAGCTGAGACTTCAGCTCGGCCAAGGAGCTGTGAGACTCCTCTGTCATCTGCTCCAGCTGCGGCACAGCGGGGACAGCTCAGGAGCAGCCCCAAACTGGTGGGACTGGTGGTGGGAGAGGACACCCGTGGGCTGGGGGGGGATATTCCTGCCTCGGGGGCTCAGGAGCATCACAACCAGGGCTGCAAGGAGGACCCCAGACTCCTGtaggagctgcctggggaagggcaggggacAACGTGGCCTTGGGACATCGCGGGATGCCGGTGCCTGGATTTATGGAGTCTCTTGGGACACCAGGGAAGGATGAGTCCCATCCAGCTCCAAAAATCCACACCCACAGTCCCGGCTCCCTCCCTTGGCCCATCTCAGAGATTCCCCCCCCCAGGCACCCCAACCTCTTTGTTGAGCTTCTCGGTGGTGCGATCCAGCAGcctcttctgctcctccagctcgCTCTTGGCGCGCTTGAGCTGCTCCTTCTGCCGCTGCTCCTCCTggaaggagctgctcagctcccGGTGCTCCTGGGCCAACCTGGACAGACCCCTCTGGGCCTCCTCCAGCCGCATCTCCAGAGACCTCTTGGccatcagcagctcctgctcccgCTCCGTGGCTTCGCCCAGGGTCTCCTCCATCTGCCTGCGCTCAGCCTGCCAGGAGGGAGCTCTGGAAACTCCTTCCcgggacacagggacagctcaaGGAAGCTTCAGGACGGTCCCAGTACCTCCAGTTTGGTGACCTTCTCCTTGAGCCGCACTTGGGAGCCCTCCCAGTTCTCTCCCAAGCGCTCGTACTCCTTCAGCTGCATCTCCATCCCCAGGATCTTCCTCCTCAGGTCATCgttctgctcctgcagctcccgcAGGGTGGACTCCACCGCCTTCCTCGCCCGCTCCGACGCCTCCCGCGCGCTCTCCAGCGACGCCTTCGCCTGCGCGGCACAACCGTGGCACGGGGTGGAcccagaggctgagctgggaggggagggggggctcGGGGAGCAATTTGGGCGTTGGGAGGGTGGATCCGGGGCTGCGGGTCGCACTCATCACCCCACGGATGCAAAATCTGGGGCTGGAGGGCAAGGCGGGAGGGCAGCCCGGGGTGGGGATGGCTCCTTGGCTCCTTGGCTCACCTTGGTGGCCTCGTCCCgctcctcctggagctgctgcaggtccCCACGGAGCCGCTCCAGCTCCCCGTGGTGGTTGGAGGTCTCCTCCTCCATGGTGCCCCGCAGggccctcagctcctgctcccgCTCCTCCCGGCCCTGCTGCTCCTCCGCCAGCTCCCGCTGCACCTCCCGCAGCTCCTGGCAAGCAGGGGATGGGGGGTCAGGGATCCCGGGGGATGGACGCCGGCCCCGGGGCTGTGTCCACCTCCCCCTCCTTGGTCGCCCACCTTCCTGAGAGCCTCCAGCTGCCCGGGATCCACCGCGCTGCTCCGTGCCTGCTCCGCCTGCTCCCGGGTGGCCGCGAATCGTTCCTGCAGCTCCCGCAGCTCCTCCTCGAActcctccctctccagcttcacctgcagcagcctggagagggGCAGGATGAGGACACCCGCAATTCACAACCGTCTCCTCGAGTCCTACATCCCCAGCATTCCCAGCGTGTCCAGAGATTGGCACCATCACCTTCCTCCCCATGTGCCCGGGGGGAGaaccagccctgtcccagctcctggccCACTTTAGCAGGGTTTGGGGGAGAGATGCTGGATGGTGGGGGGGAGATGGAACCCCCCGAAAGGTGCTCATGCCTCTGGTGCAGCTGCAGTCCCAACACTTACTCCTGCTTGGTGTTACGGAGCTCATCCTTGTTCTTCTGGAACATCTCCCGCCAGTGCCCCGTCTCCTCTGcgctctcctccagctcccgcTGGAGGTTCCTCACCACCGTGTTGATCTTCTGCCTCTCCGACTCCAGGCTGGCCTGATCCTGGAGGGAAGAACCAAGCAACATCCTCAAGGGATGCTCCAGGGTCCTGCCCTGCTTAATGACCCCAAACCAACCAGGGGACCCACACCGGGGGGAGGCATTGGGGACCCCCCTTCACCCCTCCGCCAACCGTCTCCACTCCAACAGGGCAAGTTTGGAGCAGGACACAAACCCCGTTTCCAGCTCAGGATCTGtcatggggggggggagggggaattCCAGGACCCCTCCTCAGCAAGACCCCACCCCTCCCCTGTGGGTCAGACCCGTGCCATGTTCTCCACGCTGCGCCGCAGCTGCTCCATGTCGCTCTGGCACTGCTGCCGGACGCGGTCCAGCTCCTTGTCGTGGTTGGCCACCTCCTCCTTCAGGGCTCCTTTCAGCGCCGTCAGCTCCC contains:
- the CGN gene encoding cingulin, which codes for MERPASTAMAEKQNPVDYGVQIRFINDLQEPRRPPRARGKPGSYGVAVRVQGIAGQPFVVLNSGEKGGDSFGVQIKSEGSYPSPPAGPKAPGSVSSDSDLPENPYAGRQLRHGSTYSTSDEEPNGVSGTSRYQPKPSPGRRPLGEELRRTQSHGDLLGAIVDEPSATGAPWAGGNRQPRALAGGKSSSMGNVAPGTRAVAKDPSSDTEVSVGDVDTKPLSSVDSLISKFGGQGQPRGRAARRGRIPTQERKRSQSLDSRVPPGAGQGAGSLSPQPTVPPGSLSGARGRGSEEPTGERLQSKARAELQLKSTPDLLRDQREVAQPGSSEHPKELIYSILKEGSSESEISLKRKTTRLLEKMQELVVPPKAVACSQPQHRDLARRVEELQEKLDEETKLRQKLELSREPGGSGSARALEARLGEAEGESQRLRGALEKKNQELQRSLQELGEVKLAKEQVERQLGHCEEQLVATRRELDRLRQGSGASPDGEALYKELLETREELEEALGWRQRQEEQLRLRERELTALKGALKEEVANHDKELDRVRQQCQSDMEQLRRSVENMARDQASLESERQKINTVVRNLQRELEESAEETGHWREMFQKNKDELRNTKQELLQVKLEREEFEEELRELQERFAATREQAEQARSSAVDPGQLEALRKELREVQRELAEEQQGREEREQELRALRGTMEEETSNHHGELERLRGDLQQLQEERDEATKAKASLESAREASERARKAVESTLRELQEQNDDLRRKILGMEMQLKEYERLGENWEGSQVRLKEKVTKLEAERRQMEETLGEATEREQELLMAKRSLEMRLEEAQRGLSRLAQEHRELSSSFQEEQRQKEQLKRAKSELEEQKRLLDRTTEKLNKELEQMTEESHSSLAELKSQLEEFKEKSRKEITDSQKQAKDRGAEVEKMQFSMGRLQDEVSRLKQALQESQAERESAVLDREVLLQRLHNLEQDLEAKKRSQDDRSRHLKALEEKSKHLEVELDEERTTVELLTERVNRSRDQIEQLRAELLQERSARQDLECDKVSLERQNKELKSRLASSEGMHKPSGHVPQLEARLEELQDKLQVEEREKNLLLSSNRKLERKVKELSIQIDDERQHVNDQKDQLSLRVKALKRQVDEAEEEIERLEGARKKAQRELEEQHELNEQLQNRVKALEKEAWRKAARSAADSSLQDEQLSSDEDFDSAYGPSSIASLLNEPNLQTSSC